The proteins below are encoded in one region of Ferruginibacter lapsinanis:
- a CDS encoding DUF5686 family protein, with amino-acid sequence MLKIFTVVILLCSLHSSAQKIFGTVYNENGDLLPYASITIKGTSMGASANNRARFAIAVTPGTYTIVCQHVGYAAKSVTMTIDKEDKEAFFVLFEQKLTLKEVIIKNGGEDPAYDIIRQAIKRRKEYAGQVKGFTCDLYTKDMIKLRSLPKKIFGKKLPDQDKMDMMLDTMGQGIIYLSESVASVASHQPDKFKMQVRSSRVSGSNSFGFTFPAFISLYQNNVSVFSEKFNPRGFVSPIADGAIGFYKFKFLGSFFEDGKEINSIKVIPRRNYEPLFSGIINITEGDWRIHSFDLTLSKKSQLEIIDTLQITQIHLPVTTDVWRVKNQLLHFNFNQLGINAAGNFLSVYSDYVIDPTFKKGFFDAVVIKYDTGANRKNVTYWDSVRPVPLEREEVKDYLVKDSLFELRKDSALTKNSVDSLKRRQGALKPLQVFWTGIDRTHYSATNTYKWDIQPLIKNLQYNTVEGVVLSVDGYYDKNLKQSGARLLIKPSIRYGFNNTHLNAWVDVGVRTRDFDSDQKLKRQSWNFSGGKRVSQFNKESSVTPLVNTIGTLLYGKNYMKIYENWFGNVVFNKRFENGFKFSVNALYEDRLPIDNTTDFTFFKNDKIHLTPNYPYEKIGSQFIRHQALSVAVSVSIKPGQKYIQYPNTKIPLGAKYPTFSFSYIKGIKDILGSDVDYDKWKISIADDKNFKLAGLMKYKISIGGFLNSNVVFIQDYQHFIGNRSAAASEYVNSFQLAPYYANSTTASFYSLAHLEHHFNGMLTNKIPLFRKLNWNLVAGSNAFYVNNNNNYVEIFAGIENILKIFRLDFVTSYTNGKTGTSGIRLGLGGLLGANMKYSGSDKSLSIGF; translated from the coding sequence ATGCTCAAAATTTTTACTGTCGTTATTTTATTATGCTCTCTTCATTCCTCTGCTCAGAAAATTTTCGGTACGGTATACAATGAAAATGGGGACTTGTTACCCTATGCATCTATTACTATAAAAGGCACATCAATGGGTGCAAGTGCTAATAACAGGGCCCGGTTTGCAATTGCTGTAACACCCGGTACATACACTATTGTTTGTCAGCATGTAGGGTATGCTGCAAAGTCTGTTACCATGACCATTGATAAAGAAGATAAGGAAGCTTTTTTTGTGCTGTTTGAACAAAAATTGACCTTAAAGGAAGTTATCATAAAAAATGGAGGCGAAGATCCTGCGTATGACATCATCCGACAGGCAATAAAAAGGCGGAAGGAGTATGCCGGGCAAGTAAAAGGATTTACCTGTGATCTGTATACCAAGGATATGATAAAGCTGCGTAGTCTTCCTAAAAAAATATTTGGTAAAAAATTGCCCGACCAGGATAAGATGGATATGATGTTGGACACGATGGGGCAGGGAATCATTTATTTATCCGAATCTGTAGCCAGCGTTGCTTCACATCAACCGGATAAATTTAAAATGCAGGTACGCAGTAGCCGGGTAAGTGGTAGCAATAGTTTTGGGTTTACCTTTCCTGCATTCATCAGTTTGTATCAGAATAATGTATCTGTGTTCAGCGAAAAATTTAATCCCAGAGGTTTTGTCTCGCCTATTGCCGACGGAGCGATCGGTTTTTATAAATTCAAGTTTTTAGGAAGCTTTTTTGAGGATGGTAAAGAGATCAATAGCATAAAAGTGATTCCAAGAAGAAACTATGAACCATTGTTTTCCGGTATCATTAATATTACAGAAGGCGATTGGCGCATACATAGTTTTGACCTGACGCTTAGCAAAAAATCGCAATTAGAAATTATCGATACTTTACAAATAACGCAGATACATCTGCCCGTAACAACAGATGTATGGCGTGTAAAAAATCAGTTATTGCATTTTAATTTTAATCAACTGGGCATTAATGCAGCTGGCAATTTTCTTAGTGTATACTCAGATTATGTGATCGATCCTACATTTAAAAAAGGCTTTTTCGATGCAGTTGTAATTAAATACGATACAGGAGCCAATAGAAAAAATGTCACCTATTGGGATAGTGTTCGTCCGGTACCACTCGAAAGAGAAGAGGTAAAAGATTATCTGGTAAAAGATAGCTTGTTTGAATTACGGAAGGATAGTGCACTGACAAAAAATTCAGTTGATTCTCTAAAGCGCCGGCAAGGGGCATTAAAACCATTGCAGGTTTTCTGGACGGGTATTGATAGAACACATTACAGTGCTACCAATACATACAAATGGGATATACAGCCTCTTATAAAGAACCTACAATATAATACAGTAGAAGGTGTAGTGTTGAGCGTAGATGGTTACTACGATAAAAACCTGAAGCAGTCTGGAGCCAGGCTTTTGATCAAACCATCCATCCGATATGGATTCAATAATACGCATCTGAATGCATGGGTAGATGTTGGGGTAAGAACAAGAGATTTTGATAGTGACCAAAAACTTAAACGACAATCCTGGAATTTTTCCGGTGGTAAGAGAGTAAGTCAGTTCAATAAAGAAAGCTCTGTTACCCCTCTTGTAAATACGATCGGTACACTTTTATACGGAAAAAATTATATGAAGATATACGAAAACTGGTTTGGCAACGTAGTCTTCAATAAGCGTTTTGAAAATGGCTTTAAATTTAGTGTGAATGCCTTGTATGAGGATAGGCTACCCATAGACAATACAACAGATTTTACCTTTTTTAAAAATGACAAGATACACCTGACACCTAATTATCCATACGAAAAGATCGGGTCGCAGTTTATTCGTCATCAGGCACTTAGTGTAGCTGTTAGCGTTAGTATAAAGCCAGGTCAAAAATATATTCAATATCCTAATACTAAAATACCATTGGGGGCTAAATATCCTACCTTTAGTTTTAGCTATATAAAAGGAATAAAAGATATCTTAGGTAGTGATGTGGATTATGATAAATGGAAAATTTCAATTGCTGATGATAAGAATTTTAAATTGGCCGGGTTGATGAAATATAAGATCAGTATCGGTGGCTTTTTAAATAGCAATGTTGTGTTTATTCAGGATTACCAGCACTTTATAGGAAACCGTAGTGCGGCCGCAAGTGAATATGTAAATAGTTTTCAGTTAGCACCATATTATGCAAACAGCACCACAGCTAGTTTCTATTCTTTAGCACATTTAGAGCATCATTTTAATGGAATGCTTACCAATAAGATTCCATTATTCAGAAAATTGAACTGGAATTTAGTAGCGGGCAGCAATGCTTTTTATGTCAACAACAACAATAATTACGTTGAAATATTTGCTGGGATCGAAAATATTTTGAAAATCTTCAGGCTGGATTTTGTTACTTCATATACAAATGGGAAGACGGGTACTTCAGGTATAAGACTTGGACTTGGGGGGCTTTTGGGAGCCAATATGAAGTATAGCGGAAGTGATAAAAGTCTTTCAATTGGGTTTTGA
- the trhO gene encoding oxygen-dependent tRNA uridine(34) hydroxylase TrhO: MAPLYNRISQAELKKLLYAETEHRTTISFYQYFPVNDPKQFRDDLYKSLDELKVFGRIYVAHEGINAQISVPESNFEALKNCLYSFDGLNGIRLNVAVDDDGKSFWVLKIKVREKIVADGITDPAFSMENKGKYVNAAEMNELLNDKDTVVIDMRNHYEFEVGHFETAIEIPSDTFREQLPMAVSMMEDKKDKNIIMYCTGGIRCEKASAYMLHNGFKNVFHLEGGIINYAKQAKEKGLPSKFIGKNFVFDDRLGERITEDVIAKCHQCGKPADTHTNCKNDGCHILFIQCDECATAFDGCCTVECQTIYKLPLEKQKELRKGIDKGNMVFNKSKQRLRPRLNEK, from the coding sequence ATGGCACCACTATACAATCGCATTTCTCAGGCGGAGTTGAAGAAATTACTCTATGCCGAAACCGAACATCGTACCACTATTTCATTTTATCAGTATTTTCCTGTTAATGATCCAAAACAATTCAGAGATGACCTGTATAAGTCATTGGATGAATTGAAAGTATTTGGCAGGATATATGTAGCCCATGAAGGCATTAATGCCCAAATAAGTGTGCCAGAAAGTAACTTCGAAGCATTAAAAAATTGTCTTTATTCATTTGATGGCTTAAATGGGATAAGATTGAATGTTGCTGTTGACGATGATGGCAAATCCTTTTGGGTGTTAAAAATAAAAGTGAGGGAAAAGATCGTGGCAGATGGGATCACTGATCCTGCTTTTAGTATGGAGAATAAAGGCAAGTATGTAAATGCGGCAGAGATGAATGAATTGCTGAATGATAAGGATACGGTTGTGATCGATATGCGTAATCACTATGAATTTGAAGTGGGGCATTTTGAAACGGCGATAGAAATACCAAGTGATACATTTAGAGAACAGTTACCCATGGCTGTTAGTATGATGGAAGATAAGAAGGATAAAAATATTATTATGTATTGCACAGGAGGTATTCGTTGTGAAAAGGCCAGTGCGTATATGCTGCATAATGGATTCAAAAATGTATTTCATCTTGAAGGAGGTATTATCAATTATGCAAAGCAGGCTAAGGAGAAAGGGTTGCCCAGCAAATTTATTGGTAAAAATTTTGTTTTTGATGACAGGTTGGGAGAGCGGATAACCGAAGATGTTATTGCTAAGTGCCATCAATGTGGTAAGCCTGCAGATACGCATACCAATTGTAAAAATGATGGCTGCCATATATTATTCATACAATGTGATGAATGTGCAACAGCATTCGATGGGTGTTGTACTGTAGAATGTCAGACTATATACAAGTTGCCTTTGGAAAAGCAAAAGGAATTACGCAAAGGAATAGACAAAGGTAATATGGTGTTTAATAAAAGTAAACAACGGCTCCGCCCAAGATTAAATGAAAAATAG
- a CDS encoding phosphoribosylaminoimidazolesuccinocarboxamide synthase, whose product MSVFNFPQQTNFYSGKVRDVYTIADKWLVMIASNRISAFDVILPRPIPYKGQVLNQIAAYMLKATEDICPNWLINTPTPNSAIGKKCTPLKVEMVIRGNLAGHAWRTYSSGKRELCGVTLHDNLQENDFFPSPIITPTTKADVGHDEDISREEILARGLVSEKDYAIMEKYTYALFERGKKLAGKRGLILVDTKYEFGKIGDQIFLMDEIHTPDSSRYFYADGYSERQSKGEKQQQLSKEFVREWLIENNFMGKEGQTVPEMSDEWINIISKKYIELYEKVIGEKFIPKDLSDVVTEKSIINSLNKLLM is encoded by the coding sequence ATGTCAGTGTTTAATTTCCCCCAGCAAACCAATTTTTACAGCGGAAAAGTAAGAGATGTGTATACCATAGCCGATAAATGGTTGGTTATGATTGCCAGCAATCGTATCTCCGCTTTCGATGTAATCCTTCCTCGCCCTATTCCTTATAAAGGACAAGTACTAAATCAAATCGCTGCATATATGCTGAAAGCAACAGAAGATATTTGTCCGAATTGGCTTATAAATACTCCTACTCCTAACAGCGCCATCGGGAAAAAATGCACTCCATTAAAAGTTGAAATGGTGATAAGAGGCAACCTGGCCGGGCATGCCTGGAGAACTTACAGTAGCGGCAAAAGAGAATTGTGTGGCGTTACCTTGCACGACAATCTTCAGGAAAATGATTTTTTCCCATCACCCATAATCACTCCTACCACTAAGGCAGATGTTGGACATGATGAAGATATCAGCAGAGAAGAAATTCTTGCTAGAGGTTTGGTTAGCGAAAAAGATTATGCCATCATGGAAAAATACACATACGCTCTTTTTGAAAGAGGTAAAAAACTTGCCGGCAAACGTGGGCTCATACTGGTTGATACAAAATATGAATTTGGTAAGATCGGCGATCAGATCTTTTTAATGGATGAGATACATACTCCTGACAGTTCAAGATATTTTTATGCAGACGGTTATAGCGAACGCCAAAGCAAAGGAGAAAAACAACAACAACTCAGTAAAGAATTTGTAAGAGAATGGTTGATAGAAAATAATTTCATGGGTAAAGAAGGACAAACCGTACCCGAAATGAGTGATGAATGGATCAACATTATCTCAAAAAAATATATTGAGCTATACGAAAAAGTGATCGGTGAAAAATTTATTCCAAAAGACCTTAGCGATGTTGTTACTGAAAAAAGCATCATTAATTCTCTGAACAAACTATTAATGTAA